In Candidatus Margulisiibacteriota bacterium, the genomic stretch TCTTTGCTTGGCTGGTCGCACCCGGAAGGCAAAGAAAAGATGCCGGTTCAAGAGATAATCAATAACTTTCATATAGAGAGAATATCAAAAAGTGGTGCTGTGTTTGATGTAGAAAAACTTAGATGGATGAATGGTCTGTATGTAAGGGAATTACCGGAAGAAAAACTTGTTAAAGCAGTCATGCCATTTTTAATTAGAGCTTATGGTTCTTCAGTTGAGGAAAAAAGCCAGGAATGGCTGAGTGAAGTTATTCAATCTGTCCGGGATAATTTGACCGTGTTAACTGACATTGTTTCTGCTACAAGTGTTTATTTTGTTGCTAAACCTGAATATCAGCCGGATTTTATCCTGAAATATCTTCACGATGATCTGAGCAAATCGATAATCACCGATGTTATCAATACCTTTACGTCTTTATCTGTGTATTCGGAAGAGGTAATTAAAGATTATATTAACGCACTGCCGGTTAAGTATTCCTGTGGGAAAGGGAAGGTACTTAAGCCCCTTCGTTATGCCGTTTCCGGACAGGAACACGGGCCATTGTTTGTTAAATTATTATACCTTTTAGGAAGAGAGACTGTTGTTGATCGCTTAAAAAAAGCGTTAGATATGTAGCTTAGCTTTATAGCCCCAACCTTAAGGGGGGGGCCAGGAAGTGACAAGTAACGCGTAACAGGTGACGAAGCTGTAAGTCCCGTTTAGAGGATTTAGGGAAGGGAAAAGAATATGGGGAAACATAAGGTTCTGCTTGGAGTAAATATCGATCATGTCGCAACAATTCGTGAAGCCCGAAAAGGTATAGAGCCTGATCCTGTACATGCTGCTGTTATCGCTGAACTGGCCGGTGCTGATCAAATCACCGTTCATTTGCGGGAGGACCGTCGACATATAAATGATCGGGATATAAGCTTGCTGCGGCAAACTATTAAGACAAAGCTTAACCTTGAAATGGCTGTAGAGCGAGAGATTATTGATATTGCGAAGTGCATAAGGCCTGATTCTGTGACCCTGGTTCCTGAAAAGCGTGAAGAGGTTACTACCGAAGGCGGGTTAGATGTAAAAAACAATTTCGAAGCAATTAAAAATGTTATCCATGAATTTGAATCAGAGAACATTGAAGTAAGTCTTTTTATTGACCCTGATTCGGAACAGCTGAATTTCTCGTATAAAGCAGGAGCTAAAAATGTTGAATTTCATACCGGTCAGTACGCTAATGCAAAAACTTCTAATCAAGTAGCTGAGGAACTCGAAAGACTTAGCCGGGTAGCAGGAGAAGCCTCGAATTACGGCATAAAAGTAAAAGCCGGGCATGGATTGAACTATCAGAATGTCAGGGCTGTTGCCGGGATTAAGCAGATTGAAGAATTGAATATCGGACATAGTATTGTTAGTCGAGCTGTTTTAACCGGTCTGAGCGAAGCTGTCTTTACCATGAAAAAAATGATAAATGAATAACCGGCATCTTTATAGTTTAAATGTTCTTCCAATTAGCGAGATATCAGCGGACGAAGGCTTGTGCTATCGAATTAGTGTTGATCCTGGTCAACTGCGTTCTTCAATTGAGAAGAATAATCTGTTCAATCCCATTATGGTTTATAAATGTGACACCGGATATATTGTTATTAACGGCGTAAAAAGAATCAAAGTTTTAATAGATCTTGGATATACTTCTGTTCCCTGCCAGATATTGTCACATGATTCTCTTCTCGAAGCTTACGTTTACGGTCTTAAGTCGTCCTTCGCTTGTGATTCCTTATCCTTAATTGAGAAAGCAAGGGCTGTCGATGTTCTGCTTACTTATTTCCAGATTCCTCAAGAGACCATAGTTTTGAATTATTTTCAGATAATTGATTTCCCACGTAAAGAGAATATCTTTTCGTTGATATCGGATGTTGTCAAATTCCCTCTGGTAATGCAGGCTTTTTTACATAAACATAATTTACCGATAAACGAGTGTTACCGTATAAGAAATATACCCTCTGAAGATCAACTTTGTCTCATCAGTTTTATTGATTCCTTTCAGTTAAGCTACTCTAATATCAAACAGCTTTTTGAGTTAATCATTGAACTTGCAATTATGGATAATATTACTATCAAACAAGTTATCGAAAATGAAGATATTCAGCTCCTGTATAATGATCAGTCAGTGCATAAAATGCTCAGGGTTCAAAAGATTAAAGAGCTTCTGCAAAAAAGAAGATATCCTGATATTCAAAGCTACCAAGAGTTGATGCGCGACAAAGTAAAGGAATGCAAGCTTTCTCGGGATATCAAGCTCAATTATTGTAAAGATTTGGAAGATGAACGATTAGAATTAGCTATTGCATTCTCATCGGAAAGCGAACTTGTTAGTTATCTGGATAGGGTCAGGAATCTTGTAGATCAAAAAAAGATCAGCGAAATTTTTGAGTTAATGGATTCATTCTATAAATAAGATTGATCGCTTAGAACAGTCCAGGGTAATCGAGGAGAGACCAATGATGTACGATCTTGCAATAATAGGAGCAGGCCCCGGTGGGTATGAGGCAGCCTTGTATGCAGCTAAAAAAAACCTAAAAGTAGTTCTCATCGAAAAAGATCTTATCGGAGGTACCTGCCTTAATCGCGGATGTATCCCGACCAAAGCCATTCTTTCTTCCGCGAAAGCCTATCGACTGATGAAGTCAGCGGGTAAGTTCGGGATCGAGATATCCGAAGGGTCGCTATCACTTTCTTATGAAAAAGTCATGGCAAGAAAAGATAGTATAGTCGATATCAATCGAAAAGCCCTGGAGGGTCAACTCCGCAAAGCAGGTATCACGCTTGTCTTTGGTTCTGCAAAAATTATTGATGTAACGTCTATTTCTGTCACAGGACAGTCAGATCCTATTACTGCTCGATATGTGATAGTTGCGACAGGTACGCGGACTGCAAATATTGGAAATATCGAGATCGACCATAAGGACATTCTTTCGAGTGACGATATGCTTTCGTCACAGGAACTTCCTGAATCGATGATCATCATGGGTGGGGGAGTTATGGGCTGCGAATTTGCCTTCATTTTCGCAGAGTTCGGAGTTAACGTTACTGTCGTGGAAGCACAGGATTTTCTCCTGCCATTAGAAGATCATGATTTAAGTACGCTAGTATTGCGTGAAATGAAAAAGAAAAAAATAAAAGTCCTTACCGGAAAAAAAATAGAAAAAATTGAACATTCGGCTAGCGGCATAAATATTATTGATAGCGATGGAGCACTGCACTCGGCTCAAAAACTTCTTGTTACAGTGGGCAGAAGAAAGATCACCGATAATCTGGGACTAATTGAGACCGGTATCACGCTCGACAAACAAGGAAGCATAGCCGTAAATGATTATATGCAAACCTCGGTTCCTACTATTTATGCTGTAGGTGACGTCTCCGGGAAAAAAATGGTGGCGCATGTAGCGGCTGAGCAGGGAAGATCAGTTATTGATCATATTTTAGGGGTTCCGCGGAAAATTAATTACAAGAATGTACCAATGAGCATTTTCACTATCCCCGAAATTGGTAGTGTGGGTTTAACGGAGAACGAATTAATTAATGTCCATCTGCCGTATGTAAGCAAACAGTATTTATATCGCAGCTTAGGGAAGGCTCAGGCAGAAGATGAGATCGTCGGGTTGTTTAAAATACTTTTCGAGCCAGAGAGCGGTGTAATTTTAGGTGTTCATATAATGGGTGAGCATGCCTCTGACATTATTATGGAGGCGGCTATTGCGATGGAAACAGCTATAACCGTAAGTGCGTTTACAAATGTTATTCATGCGCATCCTACCTATGCAGAAGGTTTAAGACTAACAATGCTTGAATAATTTCTTCAAAAAATACCTTCAAAAAATAATATGTTTAACTCAATAAACTTGTGGGCACACTATTAGTAGGAAGACAACATTTGAAGGGAGTTAAGTATGCCAGCACAATTAGCCTTACTTTTAAATCAGGAAATTTGTAAAGATTTTGATGAAGATTTAACCGGGAAAGACTTTAAAAACTTCTCAGCAGAATTTGTAAAGGTATATCAAGATTTTGAAGATGAAGAGCAACATCTTTGGGTTGGTGCCGTAAGCTATTTTGACACTGCCTTTTAGAATATACTAAGTATTTATTTGTAGTGAAAGCGCATTAATCACAGACATTTGAACCTCGATATTTATCCCTCGAGGTTTTGTTTTTAGTTTTCTTTAATGAAATTATTTTTAAGAAATAACTAATATTTATTATGTTTTGATATATTTAGGAACTTAGTACATCTGGAAACGATATCTAAAATGAGAAATAAAACTATTGCTACACCAATTGACCTCAAGCGGGTAAATGCAATCACTGCATACAAAAAACAGTCTGAAACGATGCCGCCTTCAACAGTAGAATATACTATAGGCCCGGATGTTCTAACTCCACCAGACATACCGAAACCAGAACGTAAGGCTTTCTTGCCAAATCAAAAAGAGGTATCTATTTGGTCAAGCAGTGACCGTAGTGGAAGTGGTCTGGGAATAACCGTGCCGGTATCTAAGATTTATAGCAAATTGCCACAAGTGTATTCTACCTATGTTAAGAATAAAAGAAAACCTAAGGATCAAGGAGAATTCTTGATTCCATAAACTGGACTCTTGAACATTCCTAAAAAATGTTATAACCTACCTCCATATTAATTACTGGGTGATTTTGGTAATATCAAGTATAATAATGTATTAAGAGTTTTACTTTATTGTTTAATGTGTCGAAAATAGCAGAATTGTATGTTGAAACAATGTGAGGATACAGTAATGATAGAATTAAAACAGATGTCAGATCTTACTGGTTTTATCCGTACGCATAGATTATCAGGTGAAGATCTTCGGGAAATCCAATTGCAGGACAAGGACCTGCGTGAGGTTGTAAATAATTATAATGTCTTAGTTTCTGAGAAAAAGCAGGTGAAGTTGATAAAGCCGGCAACAGAAGAAGAAGGTCTGATCTCTATAGATAACCTGCTTGATGATCTCGCCTATGGTTATGAAGCTATCGAAAATAAACCTGTCAAATTTACACCGATGTCAGGTGCGGCATCACGTATGTTTGGCTTCCTCGAGAGTTACTATCAGAATGCCTCTGATGATGATAATGAAAAAGTTAATACTTTTATAAAAGGTTTGGATGAACGTCAGCCCGGTCCTCATTTTTCTTTTGTAAGGGAATTGAAAGATGTCTTAAAACGGGATAACCTCAATTTATCCAAACTGGTTGACGAAAAAAAGTATAAGACGATCATATCGTACGTTCTCAATGAGAATGGGTTGAATTATAGAAATAAGCCCAAAGCGCTTATCCCTTTTCATGTGCAAAACGGCAGAGCTATCTTGGCACTGGAAGCACAAATGGAAGAAGCCTTGCGATATGGGAACGGGAACTTGTTTATTACTATATTGCATGAACATCAGGACCAATTTATACAGGCCATTGAAAAGATAAAAAAAGAGAACAACGAATTGAGTCAGGTTTATATTCATATTTCGGAACAATATAATTCTACGAATACTATTGCAATCGATCCGGCAACAAAAGAAATAGTTCGGAATAATGATGGGAAGATTTCTTTTTTCCCTGCTGGACATGGGGCGCTTATCAAAAATTTGCCAAATAATGGCCCATCT encodes the following:
- a CDS encoding pyridoxine 5'-phosphate synthase, with protein sequence MGKHKVLLGVNIDHVATIREARKGIEPDPVHAAVIAELAGADQITVHLREDRRHINDRDISLLRQTIKTKLNLEMAVEREIIDIAKCIRPDSVTLVPEKREEVTTEGGLDVKNNFEAIKNVIHEFESENIEVSLFIDPDSEQLNFSYKAGAKNVEFHTGQYANAKTSNQVAEELERLSRVAGEASNYGIKVKAGHGLNYQNVRAVAGIKQIEELNIGHSIVSRAVLTGLSEAVFTMKKMINE
- the lpdA gene encoding dihydrolipoyl dehydrogenase gives rise to the protein MMYDLAIIGAGPGGYEAALYAAKKNLKVVLIEKDLIGGTCLNRGCIPTKAILSSAKAYRLMKSAGKFGIEISEGSLSLSYEKVMARKDSIVDINRKALEGQLRKAGITLVFGSAKIIDVTSISVTGQSDPITARYVIVATGTRTANIGNIEIDHKDILSSDDMLSSQELPESMIIMGGGVMGCEFAFIFAEFGVNVTVVEAQDFLLPLEDHDLSTLVLREMKKKKIKVLTGKKIEKIEHSASGINIIDSDGALHSAQKLLVTVGRRKITDNLGLIETGITLDKQGSIAVNDYMQTSVPTIYAVGDVSGKKMVAHVAAEQGRSVIDHILGVPRKINYKNVPMSIFTIPEIGSVGLTENELINVHLPYVSKQYLYRSLGKAQAEDEIVGLFKILFEPESGVILGVHIMGEHASDIIMEAAIAMETAITVSAFTNVIHAHPTYAEGLRLTMLE